A portion of the Pseudomonas koreensis genome contains these proteins:
- a CDS encoding RDD family protein, producing MLEPTAPPRKAPLDTRHQVETPEGIDLPLRPAGLMVRAVAFGIDLGIRGLILGVLFIALAFLGKLGMGLGSLLLFAISWWYMVLFEVLRQGRSPGKQWLGLRVVHDDGTPIGWSASLLRNLLRFVDLLPFGYFLGAVSCLQHPNFKRLGDIAAGTLVVYSERPLSRPQLPEAEPRRCPVALTLSEQRALLGFAERQAELSPARVNELAALLAQPLHISAPKAVSELNGIARGLLGPTP from the coding sequence ATGCTCGAGCCCACAGCACCGCCAAGGAAAGCACCGCTGGATACGCGGCATCAGGTCGAAACGCCGGAAGGCATCGACCTGCCCTTGCGCCCCGCCGGGCTGATGGTGCGCGCCGTGGCATTTGGCATCGATCTGGGCATTCGCGGCCTGATTCTGGGCGTGCTGTTTATCGCACTGGCATTTCTCGGCAAGCTCGGTATGGGCCTCGGTTCTTTGCTGCTGTTCGCCATCAGCTGGTGGTACATGGTGCTGTTCGAAGTGCTGCGCCAGGGCCGCTCGCCGGGTAAGCAATGGCTGGGCTTGCGCGTCGTCCATGACGACGGCACGCCGATCGGCTGGTCGGCCTCGCTATTGCGTAACCTGCTGCGTTTTGTCGATCTGCTGCCCTTCGGCTATTTCCTCGGTGCAGTCAGTTGCCTGCAACACCCGAACTTCAAACGCCTCGGCGACATTGCCGCCGGCACACTGGTGGTCTACAGCGAACGCCCGCTCAGTCGCCCGCAATTGCCTGAGGCCGAACCTCGCCGCTGCCCTGTCGCTCTCACGCTCAGCGAACAACGCGCGCTACTCGGTTTCGCCGAGCGTCAGGCCGAGCTATCGCCGGCACGGGTCAATGAGCTGGCAGCGTTGCTGGCGCAGCCGCTGCATATTTCCGCGCCCAAAGCCGTGTCCGAACTCAACGGTATCGCGCGCGGCCTGCTGGGGCCGACCCCATGA
- a CDS encoding DUF4129 domain-containing protein: MRLSDASVVIRPRTTWEAMDLGVLMSQQHRRLLMTSWAIVTLPLFALLSLLLWDSPSLAVFIFWWLKPAYERLPLYILSKALFGETPTLKQALREWPRLLRPQLLASLTWRRLSLSRSFVLPVTQLEGLDGEARQQRLQVLLQRNGGAAQWLTIIGVHLETALWIGLMVLFYMLLPQQIETDWDWQSLLLAADQDWRWLEHLTNAFYALILVVWEPIYVACGFSLYLNRRTQLEAWDIELVFRRLRQRLNNGVLGVLLAACLLLPNLQPVWAADTPDAPRLLNQPLTSQASRDSIQSLLEQPPFKNKESVTRYRFGDDPASPAKDKQTGEAPQWLKTLLGWLDGRHLDSLASVIEVLLWGALIAALGWLGWRYREFLQAFVSRRPNPPSRSKRPATPQVFGLDLNRETLPDDIAASAEQLWLSEPRAALGLLYRGLLSHLLHDFDLTLKAADTESQILERIEQLQRPDLLAYSRNLTVHWQNMAYGHRIPPAHLQAELCDGWRTLFAKGAAH; encoded by the coding sequence ATGCGCCTGAGTGACGCCAGCGTGGTGATTCGCCCGCGCACGACCTGGGAAGCCATGGACCTCGGCGTCCTGATGAGCCAGCAACATCGGCGTCTGCTGATGACCAGCTGGGCCATCGTCACCCTGCCGCTATTCGCCCTGCTCAGCCTGTTGCTGTGGGATTCACCGTCGCTGGCGGTGTTCATTTTCTGGTGGCTGAAACCAGCATATGAACGCCTGCCGTTGTACATCCTCTCCAAAGCACTGTTCGGGGAAACGCCGACGCTCAAGCAGGCATTGCGTGAATGGCCGCGCCTGCTAAGGCCGCAGTTGCTGGCCAGTCTGACCTGGCGACGGCTGAGCCTGAGTCGCAGCTTTGTGCTGCCGGTGACGCAACTCGAAGGCCTCGACGGCGAGGCCAGACAACAACGTCTGCAGGTGCTGCTGCAGCGCAACGGCGGCGCCGCGCAGTGGTTGACGATTATCGGCGTGCATCTGGAAACCGCGCTGTGGATTGGCCTGATGGTGTTGTTTTACATGCTCCTGCCGCAGCAGATCGAAACCGATTGGGACTGGCAGTCGCTGCTGCTCGCGGCCGATCAGGACTGGCGCTGGCTGGAACACCTGACCAACGCGTTTTATGCGCTGATCCTGGTGGTCTGGGAGCCAATCTATGTTGCCTGCGGTTTCAGCCTCTACCTCAACCGGCGCACGCAACTGGAAGCCTGGGACATCGAGCTGGTCTTCCGCCGTTTGCGCCAGCGCTTGAACAACGGCGTGCTCGGTGTGTTGCTCGCCGCGTGCCTGTTGCTGCCGAACCTGCAACCGGTATGGGCGGCTGATACGCCGGACGCGCCACGACTGCTCAATCAGCCGCTGACCAGTCAGGCCTCGCGCGACAGCATTCAGTCGCTGCTCGAACAACCGCCGTTCAAGAATAAAGAGAGCGTCACCCGCTATCGCTTCGGCGATGACCCGGCGAGTCCGGCCAAGGACAAGCAGACAGGTGAGGCACCGCAATGGTTGAAGACCCTGCTCGGCTGGCTCGATGGTCGGCACCTCGATAGCCTCGCCAGCGTGATTGAAGTGCTGCTGTGGGGCGCGTTGATCGCCGCGCTGGGCTGGCTGGGCTGGCGTTATCGCGAATTTCTCCAGGCCTTTGTCAGCCGCCGACCGAACCCGCCATCGCGCAGCAAACGACCGGCGACCCCACAAGTTTTCGGCCTCGATCTGAACCGTGAAACCTTGCCTGATGACATCGCCGCCAGCGCCGAACAGTTGTGGCTGAGCGAACCTCGTGCCGCGCTGGGCCTGCTCTATCGCGGGCTGCTGAGCCATCTGCTGCACGATTTCGATCTGACGCTGAAAGCCGCCGACACCGAGAGCCAGATCCTCGAACGCATCGAACAATTGCAACGCCCGGACCTGCTCGCCTACAGCCGCAACCTCACTGTTCACTGGCAGAACATGGCCTACGGGCACCGGATTCCACCCGCTCATTTGCAAGCGGAATTGTGCGACGGCTGGCGTACGTTGTTTGCCAAAGGTGCTGCGCATTGA
- a CDS encoding AAA family ATPase, with product MTEQIEPGSASHAAQQRQRASQLAQALRNELKKALIGQDAVVDDVLTALIAGGHVLLEGVPGLGKTLLVRALARCFGGEFARIQFTPDLMPSDVTGHAVYDLQTEQFKLRKGPLFTNLLLADEINRAPAKTQAALLEAMQERQVTLEGRALPIAQPFMVLATQNPIEQEGTYPLPEAELDRFMLKVRMDYPDADQELNMVRQVCRSSRADMLDVQPLRTVLQARDVQALQRIASDLPLDDQVLDYAVRLARGTRTWPGLTLGAGPRASIALVRCARARALLRGGEFVIPDDIKGCALAVLRHRVRIAPELDIEGLQVDQVLQQLLDQIPAPRL from the coding sequence ATGACTGAACAGATCGAGCCCGGCAGTGCCAGCCACGCCGCCCAGCAACGCCAGCGTGCCAGCCAGTTGGCGCAGGCGCTGCGCAACGAATTGAAAAAAGCGCTGATCGGCCAGGATGCGGTGGTCGACGACGTGCTGACCGCGCTGATTGCCGGCGGCCATGTGTTGCTCGAAGGCGTGCCCGGTCTGGGCAAGACCTTGCTGGTGCGGGCACTGGCGCGTTGCTTTGGTGGTGAGTTTGCACGCATCCAGTTCACCCCGGACCTGATGCCCAGCGACGTCACCGGCCACGCCGTGTACGACCTGCAAACCGAACAGTTCAAGCTGCGCAAAGGGCCGCTGTTCACCAATCTGCTGCTGGCCGATGAGATCAACCGCGCCCCGGCGAAAACCCAGGCAGCGCTGCTCGAAGCCATGCAGGAGCGTCAGGTCACGCTCGAAGGTCGCGCCCTGCCGATCGCGCAACCGTTCATGGTGTTGGCCACACAGAATCCGATCGAGCAGGAAGGCACCTATCCGCTGCCGGAAGCCGAACTCGACCGTTTCATGCTCAAGGTGCGCATGGATTATCCCGATGCCGATCAGGAACTGAACATGGTCCGTCAGGTGTGTCGCTCGAGCCGCGCCGACATGCTTGATGTGCAACCGCTGCGAACGGTATTGCAGGCTAGGGACGTGCAAGCCCTGCAAAGGATTGCCAGTGACTTGCCGCTGGACGATCAGGTGCTCGATTACGCCGTGCGCCTGGCGCGCGGCACGCGCACCTGGCCGGGGCTGACCCTGGGCGCCGGCCCCCGTGCCTCGATTGCCCTGGTGCGTTGCGCCCGCGCCCGCGCCTTGTTGCGTGGTGGCGAGTTCGTGATTCCCGACGACATCAAGGGTTGCGCGCTGGCCGTGCTGCGTCATCGCGTGCGCATTGCTCCGGAGCTGGATATCGAGGGTCTGCAGGTCGATCAGGTGCTGCAACAACTGCTCGACCAGATTCCGGCGCCGCGTCTGTGA
- a CDS encoding DUF58 domain-containing protein — MKPSKLLLIWLALLLAVGIALGTLRALEINIPASLMSINWGLLLALLALAALDALRLQRLPTPRITRQMPGSLALGRWGEVRLEVDHDFNEPIHIELFDHPPEGLSFENLPLLIELQPGRRSLPGYRLRPLKRGHFSFAHCEVNLPSPLGLWSGKRLLSVSDETRVYPDFARLYGGQLRAVDNWLSQLGVRQRQRRGQGQEFHQLREFREGDSLRQIDWKATARQRTPIAREYQDERDQQITFLLDCGRRMRSQDDELSHFDHALNACLLLSYVALRQGDAVGLSTFADDQPRHVVPVKGSGQLNMLLNAVYDLDSTQRPADYQAAVNQLLTRQKRRALVVLVTNLRDDDDQLLGAVKRLSAQHRVLVASLREEALDTLRQTPVRTLPEALAYCGTVNYLNERVELHEQLNAHGVVVMDVRPGEFGAALVSRYLDWKKSATL; from the coding sequence ATGAAGCCGTCGAAACTGCTGTTGATCTGGCTGGCATTGCTGCTGGCTGTCGGCATTGCGCTGGGCACGTTGCGCGCATTGGAAATCAACATCCCGGCAAGCCTGATGTCGATCAACTGGGGACTGCTGCTGGCGCTGTTGGCCCTGGCCGCGCTCGATGCCCTGCGCCTGCAACGTCTGCCAACACCGCGCATCACCCGGCAGATGCCCGGCAGTCTGGCGCTTGGCCGCTGGGGTGAAGTGCGTCTGGAAGTCGACCATGACTTCAACGAGCCGATCCACATTGAACTGTTCGACCATCCGCCGGAAGGCCTGAGTTTTGAAAACCTGCCGCTGTTGATTGAATTGCAACCCGGCCGGCGCAGCCTGCCCGGTTATCGATTGCGCCCGCTCAAGCGCGGTCATTTCAGCTTTGCTCACTGCGAAGTCAACCTGCCCAGCCCCTTGGGCTTATGGTCAGGCAAACGCCTGCTCAGCGTCAGCGACGAGACCCGCGTCTACCCGGATTTCGCCCGGCTCTACGGCGGTCAGTTGCGCGCTGTGGACAACTGGCTCAGCCAGCTCGGCGTACGCCAGCGGCAACGTCGCGGACAGGGTCAGGAATTCCATCAGTTGCGCGAATTCCGTGAGGGCGACAGCCTGCGTCAGATCGACTGGAAAGCCACCGCCCGTCAACGCACGCCGATTGCCCGCGAGTATCAGGACGAGCGCGACCAGCAAATCACCTTCCTGCTCGACTGCGGCCGACGCATGCGCAGCCAGGACGATGAACTCTCGCATTTCGACCACGCGCTCAATGCCTGCCTCTTGCTCAGTTATGTGGCGTTGCGTCAGGGCGATGCGGTGGGATTGAGTACGTTTGCCGATGATCAACCGCGCCATGTCGTGCCAGTCAAAGGCAGCGGGCAACTGAACATGCTGCTCAACGCGGTTTACGACCTCGACAGCACGCAGCGTCCGGCTGATTACCAGGCCGCCGTCAACCAACTGCTGACGCGACAAAAGCGCCGGGCGCTGGTAGTGCTGGTGACAAACTTGCGCGATGACGATGATCAACTGCTCGGCGCGGTCAAACGCCTGAGCGCGCAACACCGGGTGCTGGTGGCGAGCCTGCGCGAGGAAGCGCTGGATACGTTACGCCAGACGCCAGTGCGAACACTGCCCGAAGCATTGGCCTACTGCGGCACGGTGAATTATTTGAATGAACGGGTAGAACTCCATGAGCAGTTGAATGCTCATGGAGTTGTCGTGATGGATGTTCGGCCCGGGGAGTTCGGGGCCGCGTTGGTGAGCCGCTATCTTGACTGGAAAAAGTCCGCGACGCTCTAG
- a CDS encoding DUF4350 domain-containing protein, whose product MNRRIGWSLAALALLLLGGLSLFLFLKARPYQEIIDHGPSPTAQANPYLAAEMFLRERGLAVNHAETLAVLPQIDPHSHTLLLLGERARMTPREVDQVLNWTRAGGRLVFVAESLWNAQTRQSNDLLLDKVQLHQSLSKDLKDPPVDVEKDRFPKLTKLYLEDEDAPAYAGFDTDFHLDDPNNVAQAWANSAKATHMMQRVYGLGTVTVVTDAELWKTPAIGQYDNAWLLWYLSADTDVTLIYNTAHDGLWTLLWRYFPQAIVALLALIGLWLWHAGVRHGPLQLPAPSGRRQLQEHLRASADFLLRHNGQQALLQALQQDILRRARRRHPGFDQLNVAEQWLALSRLTRQPTRAISQALSPRAKQRLSSAEFSRQVAHLQTLRNTL is encoded by the coding sequence TTGAACCGGCGCATCGGCTGGTCGCTGGCTGCGCTGGCGCTGTTGCTGCTTGGCGGTCTGAGCCTGTTTCTGTTTCTCAAAGCCCGGCCGTATCAGGAAATCATTGATCACGGCCCCTCGCCCACGGCGCAAGCCAACCCGTATCTGGCAGCAGAAATGTTCCTGCGTGAACGTGGTCTGGCGGTCAATCACGCCGAGACCCTGGCGGTGCTGCCGCAGATTGATCCGCATAGTCACACCTTGCTGTTGTTAGGCGAGCGCGCGCGGATGACGCCGCGAGAAGTCGATCAGGTGTTGAACTGGACTCGCGCCGGCGGGCGCCTGGTGTTTGTCGCCGAGTCGTTGTGGAATGCGCAAACCCGGCAAAGCAACGATCTGCTGCTCGACAAGGTGCAACTGCACCAATCGCTGAGCAAGGACTTGAAAGATCCTCCAGTGGACGTGGAAAAAGACCGCTTCCCGAAACTGACCAAACTGTATCTGGAAGACGAAGACGCACCGGCCTACGCCGGTTTCGACACCGACTTCCACCTCGACGACCCGAACAATGTCGCGCAGGCCTGGGCCAACAGCGCCAAAGCCACGCACATGATGCAACGGGTGTACGGCCTCGGCACGGTCACCGTGGTCACCGACGCCGAGCTGTGGAAAACCCCGGCCATCGGCCAATACGATAACGCCTGGCTGCTCTGGTACCTGAGCGCCGACACCGACGTCACGCTGATTTACAACACGGCGCACGATGGTCTGTGGACGCTGCTATGGCGCTACTTTCCACAGGCCATCGTCGCCCTGCTTGCCTTGATCGGCCTGTGGCTGTGGCACGCTGGCGTACGCCATGGCCCGCTGCAGCTGCCCGCCCCGAGCGGACGTCGGCAATTGCAGGAACACCTGCGCGCCAGTGCCGATTTCCTGCTGCGCCACAACGGCCAGCAGGCGCTGCTGCAAGCCTTGCAACAGGACATCTTGCGCCGCGCCCGCCGTCGCCATCCCGGTTTCGATCAATTGAACGTTGCCGAACAATGGCTGGCGTTGTCGCGCCTGACCCGGCAACCCACCCGCGCCATCAGCCAGGCCCTGAGTCCACGAGCGAAGCAGCGTTTGTCCAGCGCCGAATTCAGCCGGCAGGTCGCTCACCTGCAAACCTTGAGGAACACGCTATGA
- a CDS encoding stage II sporulation protein M, whose protein sequence is MKQSLFETRHKAEWERFALALERLEHGKDTSQVAAFPKAYRRLCQHLALAQERGYSSFLIDSLQQQVLRGHQQLYRQRSRLGAQIISFILADFPRLVREEWRFVAVASLLFFASLIGFAVLVYLFPELIYNLIPAEQVHEMQGMYDPVAGHLGRSAERAASEDWVMFGYYVMHNIGIAFQTFASGLLMGVGSAFFLLYNGMIIGTVAGHLSEIGFGQTFWSFVIGHGAFELTAIALAGAAGLKLGWALIAPGRLTRGEALRLAARKSVLLVCGVMLFLLIAAFIEAYWSSKTSVTPLTKYAVGAALWLAVAVYLLFAGRIRHAPE, encoded by the coding sequence ATGAAGCAGAGCCTGTTCGAAACCCGCCACAAGGCCGAATGGGAGCGCTTCGCCCTGGCGCTGGAACGCCTCGAACACGGCAAGGACACCTCGCAAGTTGCGGCTTTTCCCAAGGCCTATCGACGTCTTTGCCAACATCTGGCTCTGGCCCAGGAGCGCGGCTACAGCAGTTTTCTGATCGACTCATTGCAGCAGCAGGTATTGCGCGGCCATCAACAGCTGTACCGGCAGCGCAGTCGCCTCGGCGCGCAAATCATCAGTTTCATCCTCGCCGACTTCCCGCGGCTGGTGCGCGAAGAGTGGCGCTTCGTTGCGGTCGCCAGCCTGCTGTTCTTCGCCAGCCTGATCGGTTTCGCCGTGCTGGTTTATCTGTTCCCTGAACTGATCTACAACCTGATCCCGGCCGAACAGGTCCATGAAATGCAAGGCATGTACGACCCCGTCGCCGGCCACCTCGGCCGCTCGGCGGAACGCGCAGCGAGTGAAGACTGGGTGATGTTCGGCTATTACGTGATGCACAACATCGGTATTGCCTTCCAGACCTTCGCCAGCGGTTTGCTGATGGGCGTGGGCAGTGCATTTTTTCTGCTCTACAACGGCATGATCATTGGCACGGTGGCCGGGCACCTCAGCGAAATCGGCTTTGGCCAGACCTTCTGGTCGTTCGTGATCGGCCACGGCGCATTCGAACTGACCGCCATCGCCCTCGCCGGAGCGGCGGGCCTGAAGCTGGGATGGGCGTTGATCGCACCGGGACGCCTGACACGCGGCGAGGCACTGCGCCTGGCCGCGCGAAAAAGCGTGTTGCTGGTGTGCGGGGTGATGCTGTTCCTGCTGATCGCAGCATTCATCGAGGCTTACTGGTCGTCGAAAACCAGCGTCACGCCGCTGACCAAATACGCCGTCGGCGCCGCGCTGTGGCTGGCCGTCGCGGTGTATCTGCTGTTTGCCGGACGGATCCGCCATGCGCCTGAGTGA
- the sbcB gene encoding exodeoxyribonuclease I, translating to MTSIFWYDYETTGINPRNDRPLQVAGIRTDHALNEIDEPVNLYCQPSEDILPHPAACAITGITPGQLAEKGLSEADFMTRVHAQLAAPGTCGAGYNTLRFDDEMTRYSLYRNFFDPYAREWQGGNSRWDLIDVVRAAYALRPDGLVWPTDDEGRVTLKLERLTAANNIDHGHAHEALSDVRATIALARLIREKQPRLYEWLFQLRSKQKVLDQIRLLQPLVHVSGRFSAARSYVGVVLPLAWHPKNRNALIVCDLHLDPQGLLDLDAQVLRQRLYTRRDELEEGELPVPLKLIHINRCPVVAPLAVLRAEDQQRLGLDMALYQERGLRLTDAQQVWKDKIAAIYASEDFTPSEDPEQQLYDGFIGDRDRRLCEQVRMADPAQLAQEQWPFDDERLPELLFRYRARNFPDTLDVAEQERWKLFCRQRLTQPEAGAPNTVQAFIEAAEQWSLSATPMQREVLNDWQNYVQALRKRLNL from the coding sequence GTGACTTCAATCTTCTGGTACGACTACGAAACCACTGGCATCAATCCGCGCAACGACCGTCCGCTGCAAGTGGCCGGGATTCGTACTGACCATGCGCTCAACGAAATCGACGAGCCGGTCAATCTCTACTGCCAGCCCAGCGAAGACATCCTGCCGCATCCGGCGGCCTGTGCGATCACCGGCATCACCCCCGGCCAGCTCGCCGAAAAGGGCCTGAGCGAAGCTGATTTCATGACTCGCGTGCATGCGCAACTGGCCGCACCGGGCACTTGTGGCGCCGGTTACAACACCTTGCGTTTCGACGACGAGATGACTCGCTACAGCCTGTATCGCAATTTCTTCGACCCCTATGCCCGGGAATGGCAGGGCGGTAACAGTCGCTGGGATCTGATCGATGTGGTGCGCGCCGCTTACGCATTGCGTCCCGACGGTCTGGTCTGGCCGACGGATGATGAGGGCCGCGTGACCCTCAAGCTCGAGCGTCTCACGGCGGCCAATAATATCGATCACGGCCATGCCCACGAGGCGCTGTCGGACGTGCGCGCCACCATCGCACTGGCGCGGCTGATTCGCGAGAAACAGCCCAGGCTCTACGAGTGGCTGTTCCAGTTGCGCAGCAAGCAGAAAGTGCTGGATCAGATTCGTCTGCTGCAACCGCTGGTGCATGTGTCCGGGCGTTTCTCGGCGGCGCGCAGTTATGTCGGCGTGGTGTTGCCGCTGGCCTGGCACCCGAAGAACCGCAACGCCTTGATCGTCTGTGACTTGCATCTCGATCCACAGGGGCTGCTGGACCTGGACGCGCAAGTCCTGCGCCAGCGGCTGTATACCCGCCGCGATGAGTTGGAGGAAGGTGAGTTGCCGGTGCCGCTCAAGCTGATTCACATCAATCGTTGTCCGGTTGTAGCGCCGCTGGCGGTATTGCGCGCAGAAGATCAGCAACGCCTTGGGCTGGATATGGCGCTTTATCAGGAGCGGGGACTGCGACTAACTGACGCACAACAAGTCTGGAAAGATAAAATCGCGGCGATTTATGCCAGCGAAGATTTCACACCCAGCGAAGATCCCGAGCAGCAGTTGTACGATGGTTTTATCGGTGATCGCGACCGCCGTCTATGTGAGCAAGTTCGAATGGCGGATCCTGCGCAATTAGCGCAAGAGCAGTGGCCTTTCGATGATGAACGTTTGCCCGAATTACTTTTTCGATATCGAGCACGCAACTTTCCGGACACCCTGGATGTTGCCGAGCAGGAACGCTGGAAATTATTTTGTCGCCAACGTCTGACGCAACCCGAGGCAGGTGCGCCGAATACCGTGCAGGCATTTATCGAGGCAGCCGAGCAATGGTCGCTTAGTGCGACGCCAATGCAGAGAGAGGTGCTCAATGACTGGCAGAACTATGTCCAGGCATTACGTAAACGTTTGAATCTGTGA